Within the Candidatus Omnitrophota bacterium genome, the region AGCTTGGAACGCAAAGACTTCGAGAGATCATCGAGGAAATGTCGGAGCGGAGGTACATCCCCCGGGGAATCCTGGATAGTTCCGGAGATGTTTTTGTCGTTGAGGATATGGAGACACAGGAGAGATATGTCCTTGTAGCCTTAGATCCGAAGCGGACCGGTGATTCCCGGCTGATTCGGTCCGTGCAAGATGAGCTGCAGCACCCGAATATTGTCGATGTTATATCTGTAGATTCGTCAAATCGTTATTACATACTTCCCTATGTGGAGGGCATGTCGTTAGCCACTGCTCTGAGCGAAAAAAGACTTGATCGTGTACAGACTCTTGTGGCGCTCAGGCGCGTGGTGAGTGTTGCCCGCGCAATCTGGAAGCACTCTCCCGGTTTTTGGGCATTTGATCCCAGCGAAATCATCTTGCAAGCAGAGGGCGATGGATCCGGACTCATGTTTGTGGGGATCCGCCCGCAAGCATTGACTTCTCTGGCTCCTCCTTTCCAGACTCCGGCTGAGGTGCTGGTGGAGAGGATGATTGCCTGGGCAGGGGAAGTGGACCCAGGGCTTGCTCAACAACTAAGCAGGCGGGCAAAGCATATCACACAGTTCGAAGCAGAACTGGATCGTTTGGCGCCTCCACAACTGAGAGTTGCTGAGACCTTGTCCGGACAAAAGGAGTCGAGCGAGGAGACTCCTGTGGACTGGTATGGCCGAATCAGTTTGCAGCAGATTGACAGGTTTCAGCCGAAGAGTCCCAGCGATTCGTATGAGTTTTCCGTCAGTATTTCTTTGGAGAGTATGAATGCTGAAGAGGTCATGGTTAGCGACGTGCAACGTGACCGGGTGTTGAGGTATTTGCAGTCCCATCTCTGTTTTCGTGCCAGTCCCACCTCAACTTTTCCGGATGGCAAGCGACCAACCATTCATCTTTACCCCCATTCCATAGACGTGGACAGTATGGATCCGCGTGTGTTTGAGATCAAATTCGGATTCCCGGCTGTTCCATCGGAGGGAGAGTCGCCGTTGCTTTTACCGCCCGGTGCGACAACCTGGGTGTTGGAGTTTGGTTGGGTCGGAGAAGTAACGGCCACACAAGAACCTACGTGGTTTCCGTTGCCTATATCCAAGGAGCAACACTGGGTTCCCTTACTTGTGTTCGAGAAGGATTCCGCAGAAGTTGTTCCCAACGCATACCCCACGCGTGTGACAGCTCTGAGTCTGCATGAGCGGCTGGCTTTGCAGTCACAGATGAGCGTTCAGAGGCTTCTGGAGAGCATTACTCGAACCGGTGGTGTCCAGAGTTCCCCCGTGGCAAACCTGGGTTGGGATCAGCCCAGAGATTCGGCATTGGTCCTGAAAGCACTTGTCCATGAGTTAACAGATCTGCCTCCGGACCGCGAGGATGCCAGGAATGAAATCGAATGGAAAATCTTCAGTTATCTGAATTTTATCGACAGAACTCATGCCATTATTAAAAGGGATCCACAGCAATATCCCCATGGTCTGGGCACAAGCCGGTATTACCTGGAGGCCGGCAGTGATCATGAGATCGGGGAGCCGCTGAGTCTCGACGCAGGACAACCGCAGCATGACGGTCTGGCATTAAGGGTCGTTGCTTTGAGTGATTTTGCGTTGGAACTCGCAAACCACGGTCGTTGGGATGAGGCCCGGGCTGTTTATGAAACGATCCAAAAGGACCTTCGCTTTCTTTACACGAGTCAGCCCGACTCGCTTTGGCCGTCGAGGAATTTACAGGCACCTTGGGAAGCAGGGAGTTTTGATGTATGGGAAGAACTCGGGGGTCTTCATTTTTATACGCGTATGGTTCAGCGGCGCGCATTGTTGACCGCAGCAAAGGTGGAAGACGTTCTGGGGATAAGCAACCAAGGCAATGTTGATCTGCGTGCATTGGCATCATTGATCGAGCAAGAGCTTGGAAAACATGTGTGGACCCTGGGGGACTTGCTCGAAGAAGCAGAAATTTCAAGTGAAGAACGGGAGCTGATTGAAAAGCTCGTTGGGTATCTGGGGAAAGATAGGTCTGCCCTGGAGACACCTATTGTGGTCGCCAGCTTGGATTACTACGGGAAAGTACTACGCGTTTTTGATAGCGCCAATTTGGGGGCCTTGATTCACACGTTGGAGGAATCTGAGGTTCAGTGGGGGCTGCAGAATCCGGCCTTAATGAATACGGTGGCTGCCCTGGAATTTGCTTTTTCCGATGCCTTTCCCGTCAATCAGAGATGGGCAGCGTACCGGCCCACAGGGATGGGGATCGGGCGTTATGTGGGGGATTGCTACGATGGCTACGGCCTCAGCCGGGGAAATCCCTGGACGATTTCCACCTTGTGGATGGAGCGCTACTTCACACGTCTTGCGTTGGAATGGATGCAACAAGGGAACCCGGAACTGTCTGCGGATAGGCGGCTCTTTTACAGGCATTTCTTTGAAATAGACCCAAAAAACCGGCGTCTAAAAAAACAACAGCCCCAGCAACTCATTACGCGGGCCCAGGAAATTTCGGAGGGATACTTGGACTGGGTACTCAGCCACCTGCCGCAGGATGGCAGTGTAACCAGTCAGGTGGATGCGGAGACCGGATGGCCGCGGGGAACCCGGAATCTGGCATGGGCCCACCGGGCCCTTGTCCGGTCTTATGTGGATCGGGAGAGACTGGCCGCCCGGATGGGCCGTGCTCCGGAGGAATTGTATCGACTTTATTCTTGGGTCAAGGAGATGAGCGTTGCAGGGCAGCTGCCGGTTGCATTTTTGGATGCGGATCAATTCTTTGGGGACGGCCCTGCAGAAGGCCTGGAGTCCTTGAAGTCCTGCTTAGCCGAAATGCAGCGTGCAGTTCCCACCCTATGTATCCTATCCAGCCGGCCCATTGAACAGGTAGAGCGTCTGTTGCTCAGGGCCTCAGACGGAGAGGCCCTGCCGATTCCATATCTTATTGTGGGCGCGCAACCCAATCGGTCCGGATCTGCTGAGCTCTACTTGTTTAATCAAGAATCCGGCGGCTATCTTCGATACAGCCAATCTCTTGGCAACTGGCAAGAGGCCGTTAAAACCCTGAGTGAGGTCCTGGATCTTCCCATTCATCAACAGGCCTATATAGGCAAGGTGTCTGGACCGGTCCGGTGGATGCGCCGGCGGAAAGCCGGTACGGCGATAGAAAGCCTGGGGTGGGGAGTTGTGATCCCGCTGGTGGATGAGGGAGCTCAATACGAATCTCCTTCGCAAAGAAGTGCGGCGAATCCTATCGTGTACTCCGGCCAGAGCGGTGTCTTAGGGAGTGTAAGAGCAGTCCGAGTTTTTGAAGAAGCAATCCAGGCGCTCCGTGTTTCAGATCCCGATCGGCAATGGAGGAGTATTTCTGCGGCTCATGTGAAAGTCCCCAGCCCCCAGGCAGTGCAGGAAGGACTTGCTGCCTTGCTTGTACGCATCGGACCTAACCAGGTAGGACATTTCACACGTTTGAAAGCCTACCCAGGGCAGCCCCTGACGGTTGTTTCATCTGAACCGGGGATGCTGTACGTTGGTTTGGGTCCGGATCAGGAGCCGTGGAGGGAGATTGGGTGCTGGCCCTTACAGCCCCAGTTGCCTCCGCTTCATGGGTATCAAGCGGAGATCAGGGGTGCTTCTGCTTTGACGGTCAGTTGGCATGTGCCCGGGTCTGATCAGGTTTGGTGGGAGCCCCAAGACATTCTGATCGAAAGGCAGGAGGTAAATGCGCCTGAGCAACTCAGGAGAATTCTGGATCGACGATCCAAAACCAGCCTGATAGTGCTGGCCAGCGAGGGTATGACAAAGAAGGTTGCAGGCCTCACACCTCTCGACCGTATTCTCGGGGCGAGTGGCCTTTTGGGGACTAATGGTCATGTGGTCTTTGCGGGCCTGGATAAGGGACAAGAGCATCCGGATTCCGATGCGCTCCGCGCTTTGCATCAGCTTGAAGTCAACTTTTTGGAAGCTCAGGCGGATCGTCGTGAGGACTTACTGAGAGCCATTGCCTTGGCCCGGGAACGTGGTGCGGAACATCTGTTGGTGCTGGACTCGCGCTGGATCCCCGATATTTCCGCACTGGGCTGGATGACCCACATTCTTGACGGCCGGACAGTCACAATGGCGTGGAGTGTGGACGGACAGCAAGTCCCAGTGGCCTGGTCTCTGTCCGTTGAGGATGCCCTAGAAGACCCGAATCGTTTGACCGATATTCTTCGTGGTGATGTGGGACAGTGGCATCCGTATTACAGCTCAGTGTCTCCGCTAGGCAATTGGAATAATCCTTCCCACCGGTCAATGCTGGAGATATCTTACCCCAAGGCCCTGGGGCGCTATGGGGCCCACACTCAAGGCCTGTACCCCATGGATCTTGCATGGCTTATCTTTGACGCACACGGGCTGCCTCAACCACCCACAGTCTTGCGCGCGTCTCCTCGTTCTTTGGTGGTTGCCACGCCGGAGGGCGACCGGATTCTCAAGATATTTACGCCGCTTCACGATGGATTTAATCGATTTATGCGTGAAAAAGAACACGGTCTGCATAATCCTTTCTCTCAAACCTTGCTCTGGTTTGATCCGCATCTTATGGCTGTGATGTTTGATGCTCAAATAGGCCAAGCCCACCAGACCATGGCTGCGCAGCTGGATACTGTACGCGATATGGAGAGCCTCCGGGCGATTATGAAAGGCGCTGCCAGAGGCTTGGCCTTGTATCATCAAGAGGCATTTTCAGAAGCGGGCTATATGACGGAGGAGGGGCCGTCGCTTCAAATTTGGGGCCATGTACCCTATAGAGATTTTCCTACCGTATCCGGGCCTCAGATTGAAACGATCTTTGATCAGCACCATGGGTTGATGCGGAACTACATGCAACAATTGCCTCGAGACTGGGCCAATATTTCTGATTCACATCTACAGGCCTGGCGTTCGGTTGTGGAGTCGCAGAGACTTACAGCAGTTGTGGATGATCCGAGTCCGTGGAATACCTTTATGGACGAGAATCACGGCGTAGTTCAGATGATTGATGCCGAGTGGATTCAGTCCGCACCTGCCGCGATGGACCTGGCCAATTATGTCATTAACTTGCTTGAGGCAGGATACCAGATGCCGTTTCTAATGGAGCATTATGAGGAAGCAGTGGAAGTTTTTCTCCGGGAATATCTGTACCGGATTGACGACAATGCTGCCCTTGAAGCAATCCCTTTCTTTATCGGAAGTCGTTTGCTGGGCAATGCGTGGTATGAATTGACGGTGAACGGCAATCCGGCCAAAGCGCGCTGGGCTGCACAAATGGCTGAGTTCTTTCTGAAATCCGGCCCAGGCTCCGGATGGACTCACATTCCCACAAGAGAAGTTGAAATTACCTACCGGCCGGATGATGGATGGGGTGGACACCATGTGGGTGTGGTTGCACCATTTACTCATGAGCACTACAGGCCGATGGATTTTGATGAGGAACGCGGAGTCTACAAAACACGCCTCAAGATTCCCTACGGACCCCACGAGTATCATTTTGTTGTGAACGGACAGGCGATCTCTGATCCTCAAGCGCGGCGGCAGCTTGCGCGGGGTGGAATTGGAAGACGCGGAATTCTCAATGTACAGCCCGGGGCAGAGAAGGACCCAGAAGGGGTTTTCAGAGACCCTTCTTTACGCCTGTTTGAAGAGTACCTAAGGTCAGTGTTTGAACGGGGCGAAGTGCCGGTCGTTTTCTTCGATGTGGATCACACGCTTTCACAGGAGTACCGGGGGCCGCTTCGGCAGAGTACCTTGGAGAGCTTGGGACAAGTGGGCGCTCTTGCGGGTCTTAATACAGGGGCGGACTTTCTGCATGCGGGCCAAAGAGTTTTAAGGCCTTTGAGTGGGATGGATTCTGAGGTGCGGCTGCCTTTTCTGGTTTTGGGCAAGGAGCAGGCAGAGGGGATTTCCTTCCTGGTTTATGCGTGGGAGGAGAAACTCAAGGGTTATGTCTTGCTCTTTGAGAGTGCCGATAAGGGCACTGCCATGGATGAGCTCGCGGACTTTTTGGGTTGGCCTCGATCTTCGATGGTTTTTGTGGGGGATTTCCCCCAGACACAGGAAGGGGGGCTTCCTATCGACGATTCTGTTTTGCAATCAGAAGTGGGGATGATTGTTTCTGTGGGGGAAGGCAGGTCTGTGGACACGCTGCGTGTGCGTTCCGAAAGTTCCGCTACATTGATTGCTCCGGAAGAACTCGATGAGCCATGGGTGGGCCCGACTCGATCTGGAGAGTTGATGCAGACTTTTGCGGGGCTTTTAGCCGAATACCCCCAGGAGGTGCAAAAGGCGCAAGCGCATATTCAAAAAAGAATCCAAGAGCATTGCAAATCCCAGCCCTCTCTGGAGCGGGCGAGGCAAGTGGTCGTAAACCGGAAGAACCTGGGGGAAGTGATCCAACTTGAAGCGGAACAAATTCTAGTAATTCGCAGTCAGAGCCCCGGGGCTATCCACGCCGGTGTCGAGACTGACAATGGTTGGGAAAATGTGCAAGAAATTCCGCTGGTGCGTCAGCCGGATGGAACTTATGCGGAGAGAATCCTGGATCCCCGAATCAATATATTTCAAATCATGCAGTGGACTGATCGTCCATCCGGAAAATGGGGATGGGAGGAACAGGTTTGCCGCATCAGCCGTGTTCCTCCCACTGCTGGAAGTCCCATTCCGGCCCCGGGTGGCACAGCCTATCTTGCCGAGCTTCTGAGTCAGTCGCTTTAAGCCGGGGTATATATAGCTTCTAAGCCATAACCATCTTCTCAAAGCTTGGAGCTGTCAAAATTTCCTTGGCTTGCTGGTCTTGCACATCGGTGATGAAGGGAATCCCCGTTTCTCTCTCGGTCTCCCGGTTCGCAGAGAAGATTTCATTCCGGGACAACCCCTCCAGGCTGAACTTGCGGGTTCCGGCCAGGAGTTGCTGGAGACCGGCGCCCAGTTTGTCTGCGAGAGTCCAAACAGCAATGGCCCCGTAGGGGATATTCTTCATTTCCGCTTTGCCGACCTTTTTGCGAACCTCATAGTAGCCGGCAAAAATTTCTTCGACTGTGTTCCCCATATCGGCCACGGACTTAGGCAGCTTGTCCCAATTGCCGTTGACCTTTTCCTTGTTCTGAGGCAGCAGTACGCCTTCGATGTTGGAACCCAGATAACCGGGGATCATGAGCGAACGGCCCATACAGATGAGCTTGGTATAGGGTGCGCCCAGAGCCAAGGCCTTAAAGATATGGTCTTCGCGAACCAGGCCGCCGGCAAAGGCCATATCCACGACCCTGTATCCCGCATTTTCAACGATCCGGCCGTACTCATAGGCCTTTGAGTGCAGAAGGATAGAAGGGACCCCCCAACTTTCCATCATGTTCCAGGGGCTCATTCCTGTGCCGCCGCCCGATCCGTCGATGGTCAAGAGATCCAGACCTGCTTCAGAGGCAAAACGGATGCTCATGGCCAGAGCTTCCATCCCGTAGGAGCCGGTCTTGAGCGTCACACGCTTGTAGCCCAGCTTGCGAAGATAGGCCACGGACTCCATAAAGGCTTCGCGCACGCCTTCGGCAGTGGAAGAGTCGGTATAACCGAGCCGGCTATGACGCGCAATGGAGTGAATGGCCCCTGCCTTGAAAGCCTCGATCACTTCGGGCTTGGTGGGATCCGGGTCGACGATATAGCCCCGGTCTTTGAGGAACTGTGCGTATTCCAGGCTTTTGACCTGGATCTCTCCGCCGATGACTTTAGCTCCTTGGCCCCACTTGAGTTCAATCACCACCTTGTCGCCGTACTTTTCAATCAAGTACTCGGCCACTCCATTGCGTGTGTCTTCCACATTGAGCTGCACAATGATAGCCCCATAGCCGTCGTAGTACCGGAGATAAGTGTCCACACGGCGGTCCAGCTCCGGCGCCTTCTTTATGCGGCCCTTCTCAATCACTGCCTTTTGGTCCACACCGACCACATTTTCTCCCACCACAATGGGGAAGCCCACGAGCGAGGCCCCGATGGCAAAAGAATCCCAGTACTTGGCGGCAATGAATGTGGAACCCAGAGCACCCGTCATAATGGGGATTCGTGCTTTGGTCTTGACCTTGTTGCCGAACTGGGTTTCGATCGAAACATTGGGAAACACACAATCATCCGCATTCGAGGTGAGCTGTCCGGGCAGATTCTCGGCGCCGTAAAGATATCCCTGGATGCGGAGGTTGCTGTAGGAGACCCCCACATGCTGGGTGTTGGAACTGCCGGAGGTGCTGCTTCCAAAATGCCGGGGATAGAGCGTTTTCCGGCCGCGCAAGCTGGAAAGCCAGGTTTCGCAGCGGCCCGTGCAGTCGGAGTCGCAGAGGGTGCATAGGCCGGACTCACAAGGGTTGCCTCGATTGGCAGCGCCTATTGCGTCGATGGATTTGGGCCATTGAGTCATTGAATCCTCACTTTGTTAAGGAGCGGTGGGTTTGAGAGAAAAAACTGGCAATACTTTGCCGATAGTAGAATGCTTATTGAACCGCTGTCAATGAGAAATAGCGTCTAATAAAGGCGTAGGAAGATCTCATTGAATGAGCTGGATCATAATTGGTTTTCATATTTGGCAAATCTGCCAATAGTTGATAGACTGAAAGGCGCCCGCCCAGACACCCATCCTGGGTTTCACACAGTGTCTTGGCAAAGATGCCAGCGTTCTTGTGATCAAGGAGATTTAATTTGAGCCTCCGGGATAGTAGTGAAAAAGTCATTCGCAGAAAGCTTTCCATCTTGCGCGTGTTGAGACGCTCCGGAAAACCCTTGCCCAGCTCGGCCATTGCCGAAGGCCTGCAAGGGTTTGGCCACGACGTGAGCGAGCGCACGGTCCGGCTGTACTTGCAACAACTGGATCAAGAGGGAATGACGGAAAATCTCGGCAAGCAGGGCCGCAGGCTGACCCCTGCAGGCCAGCAAGAGGTCTCCGAGGCCTTTGCGTATGAAAAGGTCGGGTTGCTTGCCTCCAAGATCGACAATATGACCTACAGAATGGATTTTGATCTGGAGACGCAGAACGGCACGGTGGTGGTCAACACGAGTCTGGTTGACCTGCGTGTTTTTAGGGATGCGATCCCGCTGATCAAGCGGGTTTTTGCTTCGGGCTATGCCATGGGGACTCTGATGGCCTTGCATGGCCCGGGAGAGCGCTGCGGAGACAAAAATGTGCCCCCGGGCAAGGTGGGTATCAGCACGGTTTGTTCGATTACGCTTAATGGGGTTCTCTTAGCCCACGGGATTCCGGTTTTTTCCAAGTTCGGGGGCTTGGTGGAGATCCGGGATTTTAAACCGACACGTTTTGTGGAACTCATCCACTATGGCGGCACGACTGTGGATCCTCTGGAGATCTTCATTCGCAGCGGGATGACCAACTATGTCGGCGCGACCGAAACAGGCCAAGGCCGGATAGGCGCGGGCCTGCGCGAGGTTCCTGCCGAAAGCCGCGAGGTGGTCCAAGGCCTTTCACTCAGGCTCAAGCAGGCGGGGTTGGGTGGTATTATGGTGATCGGCAGTCCGGGTCAACCTGTCCTGGAAATTCCCGTGGAGGAAGACCGTGTTGCGGTGGGAGTCATCGGAGGTTTGAACCCCATGGCCATTCTCAGAGAACGCGGATTCGAATTGGAGTTCAGTGCCCTGGACGGTCTGGCGGAGTACAAGAATCTGTTTCACTTCGAAGAACTTGATCTCAGGGCGCGCCCTATCTTGAGTTGATCTGCAATATTGAAGGAGCTTGCCTGGTCTGCACGAATCAAGCGCAGTACAATGGCAAAGGCGCAACCGGGACTGCCATTAATGGATAACACCTCCCAATCACTTGCAGATTGCTACCCCAAGCGTATTGATATTCCACTTCTAATCATCTCGGCAAGCACCTTATTGGCGGTCGGTCTCTCCTTGCCTTTGTTTAAAGTCACGCGCATGGTTTTTTGGAAGAGCTCCTATTCGATTTTGACGGGTGCCTTCAAGCTCTTTGAAGACGGAGAGTATTTCTTGGGAGGGATCATTCTTCTTTTTTCCGTGCTGTTTCCCGTGGCCAAGCTTACGGCCTTGGGCATTATTTGGGTGGTGCGGTTTTCTGAACAAAAACGAACACTCGCCCTCCATTGGCTGGGGTTCTTGGGCAAGTGGTCTATGTTGGATGTCTTGGTCGTGGCCTTGATGATTGTGGTAATCAAGACGAGAGCGGTGGCTCACGTGGAATCCCAGGCAGGGGTGTATGTGTTTTGCACAGCGATTCTAATATCCATGATTGCGGCGGCTAACGTGGAACGGTTGGCTAAAGCGTTGGAAACGCCGCGGGGCGCTGTCCCGGAAATCCCGAATCCGGA harbors:
- a CDS encoding FMN-binding glutamate synthase family protein; this translates as MTQWPKSIDAIGAANRGNPCESGLCTLCDSDCTGRCETWLSSLRGRKTLYPRHFGSSTSGSSNTQHVGVSYSNLRIQGYLYGAENLPGQLTSNADDCVFPNVSIETQFGNKVKTKARIPIMTGALGSTFIAAKYWDSFAIGASLVGFPIVVGENVVGVDQKAVIEKGRIKKAPELDRRVDTYLRYYDGYGAIIVQLNVEDTRNGVAEYLIEKYGDKVVIELKWGQGAKVIGGEIQVKSLEYAQFLKDRGYIVDPDPTKPEVIEAFKAGAIHSIARHSRLGYTDSSTAEGVREAFMESVAYLRKLGYKRVTLKTGSYGMEALAMSIRFASEAGLDLLTIDGSGGGTGMSPWNMMESWGVPSILLHSKAYEYGRIVENAGYRVVDMAFAGGLVREDHIFKALALGAPYTKLICMGRSLMIPGYLGSNIEGVLLPQNKEKVNGNWDKLPKSVADMGNTVEEIFAGYYEVRKKVGKAEMKNIPYGAIAVWTLADKLGAGLQQLLAGTRKFSLEGLSRNEIFSANRETERETGIPFITDVQDQQAKEILTAPSFEKMVMA
- a CDS encoding DUF128 domain-containing protein; its protein translation is MSLRDSSEKVIRRKLSILRVLRRSGKPLPSSAIAEGLQGFGHDVSERTVRLYLQQLDQEGMTENLGKQGRRLTPAGQQEVSEAFAYEKVGLLASKIDNMTYRMDFDLETQNGTVVVNTSLVDLRVFRDAIPLIKRVFASGYAMGTLMALHGPGERCGDKNVPPGKVGISTVCSITLNGVLLAHGIPVFSKFGGLVEIRDFKPTRFVELIHYGGTTVDPLEIFIRSGMTNYVGATETGQGRIGAGLREVPAESREVVQGLSLRLKQAGLGGIMVIGSPGQPVLEIPVEEDRVAVGVIGGLNPMAILRERGFELEFSALDGLAEYKNLFHFEELDLRARPILS
- a CDS encoding paraquat-inducible protein A, with protein sequence MDNTSQSLADCYPKRIDIPLLIISASTLLAVGLSLPLFKVTRMVFWKSSYSILTGAFKLFEDGEYFLGGIILLFSVLFPVAKLTALGIIWVVRFSEQKRTLALHWLGFLGKWSMLDVLVVALMIVVIKTRAVAHVESQAGVYVFCTAILISMIAAANVERLAKALETPRGAVPEIPNPEGDGLL